One genomic window of Mus musculus strain C57BL/6J chromosome 4, GRCm38.p6 C57BL/6J includes the following:
- the Espn gene encoding espin isoform X4 yields the protein MALEQALQAARRGDLDVLRSLHAAGLLGPSLRDSLDALPVHHAARSGKLHCLRYLVEEVALPAVSRARNGATPAHDAAATGYLSCLQWLLTQGGCRVQEKDNSGATVLHLAARFGHPDVVKWLLYQGGANSAITTDTGALPIHYAAAKGDLPSLKLLVGHYPEGVNAQTNNGATPLYLACQEGHLEVTKYLVQECSADPHLRAQDGMTPLHAAAQMGHNPVLVWLVSFADVSFSEQDHDGATAMHFAASRGHTKVLSWLLLHGAEISQDLWGGTPLHDAAENGELECCQILAVNGAGLDVRDHDGYTAADLAEFNGHTHCSRYLRTVQTLSLEHRVLSRDQSMDLEAKQLDSGMSSPNTTMSVQPMTFDLGSPTSTFSNYDSCSSSHSSSKGQRSNRGIPGARAADLQSYMDMLNPEKSLPRGKLGKPSPPPPPPPPPPSFPPPPPPTGTQPPPPPPGYPAPNPPVGLHLNNIYMQTKNKLRHVEVDSLKEPSSGDGHSGLHRQDSGLLRQDSELLHRQELLRHSTGLRRQDSDRKQRSFSKQPSTGDYYRQLGRSPGEPLAARPGMAHSEEAALLPGNHVHNGCSADSKASRELPPPPPPPPLPEALSSPPPAPPLPIEGAGAACGQRRSSSSTGSTKSFNMMSPTGDNSELLAEIKAGKSLKPTPQSKGLTTVFSGSGQPASQPESPQPLVSPAPSRTRSPTPPASGSQPLLNGSVVPAPPATPAPGVHLDVEALIPTLDEQGRPIPEWKRQVMVRKLQQKMQEEEEQRRKEEEEEARLASLPAWRRDILRKKLEEEREQKRKEEERQKLEEIQRAKEQSEKLRTLGYDEAKLAPWQRQVILKKGEIPK from the exons ATGGCCCTGGAGCAGGCGCTGCAGGCGGCACGGCGGGGCGACCTGGACGTGCTGAGGTCCCTGCACGCCGCCGGCCTGCTGGGGCCTTCTCTGCGCGACTCGCTAGACGCCCTGCCGGTGCACCATGCGGCCCGCTCAGGCAAGCTGCACTGTCTGCGCTACTTGGTGGAGGAGGTTGCCCTCCCAGCCGTGTCCCGCGCGCGCAACGGCGCCACACCAGCCCATGACGCCGCCGCCACAGGCTACCTCTCTTGCCTGCAGTGGCTGCTCACACAGGGTGGCTGCAGGGTGCAG GAAAAAGATAACTCTGGTGCCACAGTCCTGCATCTGGCTGCCCGCTTTGGCCACCCGGATGTGGTGAAGTGGCTGCTGTACCAGGGCGGTGCAAATTCGGCCATCACCACAGACACGGGCGCCCTGCCTATCCACTACGCTGCCGCCAAAGGAGACCTCCCCTCGCTGAAGCTTCTGGTCGGGCATTACCCTGA GGGAGTGAATGCCCAAACCAACAACGGTGCCACGCCCCTGTACCTGGCGTGCCAGGAGGGCCACCTGGAAGTGACGAAGTACCTTGTGCAGGAGTGCAGTGCAGATCCGCACCTGCGCGCCCAAGACGGCATGACACCCCTACATGCCGCAGCACAGATGGGCCACAACCCAGTCTTGGTGTGGCTG GTGAGCTTTGCAGACGTTAGCTTTTCAGAGCAGGACCACGACGGCGCCACGGCCATGCACTTTGCTGCCAGTCGCGGCCACACCAAAGTGCTCAGCTGGCTCCTGCTGCACGGGGCAGAGATCTCGCAGGACCTGTGGGGCGGAACCCCGCTGCATGACGCTGCTGAGAACGGGGAACTGGAG TGCTGCCAGATCCTCGCGGTGAACGGCGCTGGGCTGGACGTCCGCGACCACGATGGGTACACCGCTGCCGACCTGGCAGAGTTCAATGGCCACACCCACTGTTCCCGCTACCTACGTACGGTGCAAACCCTG AGCTTGGAACACCGAGTCTTGTCCCGGGATCAATCCATGGACCTGGAGGCAAAGCAGCTGGACTCGGGTATGTCCTCGCCCAACACCACCATGTCGGTCCAGCCAATGACCTTTGACCTGGGCTCGCCTACTAGCACGTTCTCCAACTATGACTCCTGCTCCTCCAGTCACTCCAGCAGCAAGGGGCAGCGATCGAATCGAG GGATTCCAGGTGCAAGAGCTGCAGACTTACAGAGCTACATGGACATGCTGAAcccagagaagagcttgcctcgGGGCAAGCTAGGGAAGCCTTCCccgccaccacctccaccaccaccaccaccaagcttCCCGCCACCCCCACCACCCACAGGCACCCAGCCGCCCCCACCTCCACCAGGCTACCCAGCTCCCAATCCCCCTGTGGGACTGCATCTGAATAACATTTACATGCAGACCAAGAACAAGCTTCGCCATGTGGAGGTGGACTCGCTCAAGGAG CCGAGCTCGGGCGACGGCCACTCGGGGCTACACAGGCAGGACTCCGGGCTGCTCAGGCAGGATTCGGAGCTGCTGCACAGGCAGGAGCTGCTCAGGCACAGCACCGGACTGCGCAGGCAGGACTCCGACCGCAAACAGCGCTCGTTCAGTAAACAGCCCAGCACGGGGGACTACTACCGCCAGCTGGGCCGCAGCCCGGGGGAGCCGCTGGCCGCACGCCCGGGCATGGCCCACAGCGAGGAG GCGGCGCTGCTCCCCGGGAACCACGTGCACAACGGCTGCTCAGCGGACTCCAAAGCGTCCAGGGAgctgccgccgccaccgccgccgccgccgctgcccgAGGCCCTGAGTTCGCCGCCGCCCGCCCCACCTCTGCCCATCGAGGGCGCGGGCGCAGCCTGCGGGCAGCGTCGTTCCTCGTCTTCTACTGGCA GCACCAAATCTTTCAACATGATGTCCCCAACGGGTGATAACTCAGAGCTTCTGGCTGAGATAAAGGCGGGCAAGAGCCTGAAGCCGACACCGCAGAGCAAGGGGCTGACAACCGTGTTCTCAGGCAGTGGGCAGCCAGCCTCCCAG CCTGAGTCACCGCAGCCTCTGGTGTCACCTGCGCCATCTCGGACTCGGAGCCCCACCCCGCCAGCCTCTGGGTCTCAGCCACTGCTCAATGGCAGTGTGGTGCCGGCACCACCTGCCACCCCGGCACCTGGAGTCCATCTGGATGTGGAGGCCCTCATTCCCACTCTTGATGAGCAGGGCCGGCCCATCCCGGAGTGGAAGCGCCAGGTGATGGTCCGCAAGCTGCAGCAGAAgatgcaggaggaagaggagcagcggAGGAAG gaggaagaggaggaggcccggctcgccagcctgcctgcctggagACGAGACATTCTTCGGAAGAAGCTGGAGGAGGAGAG ggAGCAGAAGCG aaaagaggaggagCGGCAAAAgctggaggaaatacagaggGCGAAAGAACAGTCGGAGAAGCTGCGGACACTAGGCTACGACGAAGCCAAGCTCGCGCCCTGGCAGCGACAGGTCATCTTGAAGAAGGGGGAGATCCCTAAGTAA
- the Espn gene encoding espin isoform X3, with protein MALEQALQAARRGDLDVLRSLHAAGLLGPSLRDSLDALPVHHAARSGKLHCLRYLVEEVALPAVSRARNGATPAHDAAATGYLSCLQWLLTQGGCRVQEKDNSGATVLHLAARFGHPDVVKWLLYQGGANSAITTDTGALPIHYAAAKGDLPSLKLLVGHYPEGVNAQTNNGATPLYLACQEGHLEVTKYLVQECSADPHLRAQDGMTPLHAAAQMGHNPVLVWLVSFADVSFSEQDHDGATAMHFAASRGHTKVLSWLLLHGAEISQDLWGGTPLHDAAENGELECCQILAVNGAGLDVRDHDGYTAADLAEFNGHTHCSRYLRTVQTLSLEHRVLSRDQSMDLEAKQLDSGMSSPNTTMSVQPMTFDLGSPTSTFSNYDSCSSSHSSSKGQRSNRGIPGARAADLQSYMDMLNPEKSLPRGKLGKPSPPPPPPPPPPSFPPPPPPTGTQPPPPPPGYPAPNPPVGLHLNNIYMQTKNKLRHVEVDSLKEPKVELNDQFAQPSSGDGHSGLHRQDSGLLRQDSELLHRQELLRHSTGLRRQDSDRKQRSFSKQPSTGDYYRQLGRSPGEPLAARPGMAHSEEAALLPGNHVHNGCSADSKASRELPPPPPPPPLPEALSSPPPAPPLPIEGAGAACGQRRSSSSTGSTKSFNMMSPTGDNSELLAEIKAGKSLKPTPQSKGLTTVFSGSGQPASQPESPQPLVSPAPSRTRSPTPPASGSQPLLNGSVVPAPPATPAPGVHLDVEALIPTLDEQGRPIPEWKRQVMVRKLQQKMQEEEEQRRKEEEEEARLASLPAWRRDILRKKLEEEREQKRKEEERQKLEEIQRAKEQSEKLRTLGYDEAKLAPWQRQVILKKGEIPK; from the exons ATGGCCCTGGAGCAGGCGCTGCAGGCGGCACGGCGGGGCGACCTGGACGTGCTGAGGTCCCTGCACGCCGCCGGCCTGCTGGGGCCTTCTCTGCGCGACTCGCTAGACGCCCTGCCGGTGCACCATGCGGCCCGCTCAGGCAAGCTGCACTGTCTGCGCTACTTGGTGGAGGAGGTTGCCCTCCCAGCCGTGTCCCGCGCGCGCAACGGCGCCACACCAGCCCATGACGCCGCCGCCACAGGCTACCTCTCTTGCCTGCAGTGGCTGCTCACACAGGGTGGCTGCAGGGTGCAG GAAAAAGATAACTCTGGTGCCACAGTCCTGCATCTGGCTGCCCGCTTTGGCCACCCGGATGTGGTGAAGTGGCTGCTGTACCAGGGCGGTGCAAATTCGGCCATCACCACAGACACGGGCGCCCTGCCTATCCACTACGCTGCCGCCAAAGGAGACCTCCCCTCGCTGAAGCTTCTGGTCGGGCATTACCCTGA GGGAGTGAATGCCCAAACCAACAACGGTGCCACGCCCCTGTACCTGGCGTGCCAGGAGGGCCACCTGGAAGTGACGAAGTACCTTGTGCAGGAGTGCAGTGCAGATCCGCACCTGCGCGCCCAAGACGGCATGACACCCCTACATGCCGCAGCACAGATGGGCCACAACCCAGTCTTGGTGTGGCTG GTGAGCTTTGCAGACGTTAGCTTTTCAGAGCAGGACCACGACGGCGCCACGGCCATGCACTTTGCTGCCAGTCGCGGCCACACCAAAGTGCTCAGCTGGCTCCTGCTGCACGGGGCAGAGATCTCGCAGGACCTGTGGGGCGGAACCCCGCTGCATGACGCTGCTGAGAACGGGGAACTGGAG TGCTGCCAGATCCTCGCGGTGAACGGCGCTGGGCTGGACGTCCGCGACCACGATGGGTACACCGCTGCCGACCTGGCAGAGTTCAATGGCCACACCCACTGTTCCCGCTACCTACGTACGGTGCAAACCCTG AGCTTGGAACACCGAGTCTTGTCCCGGGATCAATCCATGGACCTGGAGGCAAAGCAGCTGGACTCGGGTATGTCCTCGCCCAACACCACCATGTCGGTCCAGCCAATGACCTTTGACCTGGGCTCGCCTACTAGCACGTTCTCCAACTATGACTCCTGCTCCTCCAGTCACTCCAGCAGCAAGGGGCAGCGATCGAATCGAG GGATTCCAGGTGCAAGAGCTGCAGACTTACAGAGCTACATGGACATGCTGAAcccagagaagagcttgcctcgGGGCAAGCTAGGGAAGCCTTCCccgccaccacctccaccaccaccaccaccaagcttCCCGCCACCCCCACCACCCACAGGCACCCAGCCGCCCCCACCTCCACCAGGCTACCCAGCTCCCAATCCCCCTGTGGGACTGCATCTGAATAACATTTACATGCAGACCAAGAACAAGCTTCGCCATGTGGAGGTGGACTCGCTCAAGGAG CCCAAGGTGGAGCTGAACGATCAGTTTGCACAG CCGAGCTCGGGCGACGGCCACTCGGGGCTACACAGGCAGGACTCCGGGCTGCTCAGGCAGGATTCGGAGCTGCTGCACAGGCAGGAGCTGCTCAGGCACAGCACCGGACTGCGCAGGCAGGACTCCGACCGCAAACAGCGCTCGTTCAGTAAACAGCCCAGCACGGGGGACTACTACCGCCAGCTGGGCCGCAGCCCGGGGGAGCCGCTGGCCGCACGCCCGGGCATGGCCCACAGCGAGGAG GCGGCGCTGCTCCCCGGGAACCACGTGCACAACGGCTGCTCAGCGGACTCCAAAGCGTCCAGGGAgctgccgccgccaccgccgccgccgccgctgcccgAGGCCCTGAGTTCGCCGCCGCCCGCCCCACCTCTGCCCATCGAGGGCGCGGGCGCAGCCTGCGGGCAGCGTCGTTCCTCGTCTTCTACTGGCA GCACCAAATCTTTCAACATGATGTCCCCAACGGGTGATAACTCAGAGCTTCTGGCTGAGATAAAGGCGGGCAAGAGCCTGAAGCCGACACCGCAGAGCAAGGGGCTGACAACCGTGTTCTCAGGCAGTGGGCAGCCAGCCTCCCAG CCTGAGTCACCGCAGCCTCTGGTGTCACCTGCGCCATCTCGGACTCGGAGCCCCACCCCGCCAGCCTCTGGGTCTCAGCCACTGCTCAATGGCAGTGTGGTGCCGGCACCACCTGCCACCCCGGCACCTGGAGTCCATCTGGATGTGGAGGCCCTCATTCCCACTCTTGATGAGCAGGGCCGGCCCATCCCGGAGTGGAAGCGCCAGGTGATGGTCCGCAAGCTGCAGCAGAAgatgcaggaggaagaggagcagcggAGGAAG gaggaagaggaggaggcccggctcgccagcctgcctgcctggagACGAGACATTCTTCGGAAGAAGCTGGAGGAGGAGAG ggAGCAGAAGCG aaaagaggaggagCGGCAAAAgctggaggaaatacagaggGCGAAAGAACAGTCGGAGAAGCTGCGGACACTAGGCTACGACGAAGCCAAGCTCGCGCCCTGGCAGCGACAGGTCATCTTGAAGAAGGGGGAGATCCCTAAGTAA
- the Espn gene encoding espin isoform X1, which yields MALEQALQAARRGDLDVLRSLHAAGLLGPSLRDSLDALPVHHAARSGKLHCLRYLVEEVALPAVSRARNGATPAHDAAATGYLSCLQWLLTQGGCRVQEKDNSGATVLHLAARFGHPDVVKWLLYQGGANSAITTDTGALPIHYAAAKGDLPSLKLLVGHYPEGVNAQTNNGATPLYLACQEGHLEVTKYLVQECSADPHLRAQDGMTPLHAAAQMGHNPVLVWLVSFADVSFSEQDHDGATAMHFAASRGHTKVLSWLLLHGAEISQDLWGGTPLHDAAENGELECCQILAVNGAGLDVRDHDGYTAADLAEFNGHTHCSRYLRTVQTLSLEHRVLSRDQSMDLEAKQLDSGMSSPNTTMSVQPMTFDLGSPTSTFSNYDSCSSSHSSSKGQRSNRGIPGARAADLQSYMDMLNPEKSLPRGKLGKPSPPPPPPPPPPSFPPPPPPTGTQPPPPPPGYPAPNPPVGLHLNNIYMQTKNKLRHVEVDSLKEPKVELNDQFAQPSSGDGHSGLHRQDSGLLRQDSELLHRQELLRHSTGLRRQDSDRKQRSFSKQPSTGDYYRQLGRSPGEPLAARPGMAHSEEAALLPGNHVHNGCSADSKASRELPPPPPPPPLPEALSSPPPAPPLPIEGAGAACGQRRSSSSTGKVRVLRHRKSTKSFNMMSPTGDNSELLAEIKAGKSLKPTPQSKGLTTVFSGSGQPASQVGTGRVPRPGSQCLPSAQPYCFSRQPESPQPLVSPAPSRTRSPTPPASGSQPLLNGSVVPAPPATPAPGVHLDVEALIPTLDEQGRPIPEWKRQVMVRKLQQKMQEEEEQRRKEEEEEARLASLPAWRRDILRKKLEEEREQKRKEEERQKLEEIQRAKEQSEKLRTLGYDEAKLAPWQRQVILKKGEIPK from the exons ATGGCCCTGGAGCAGGCGCTGCAGGCGGCACGGCGGGGCGACCTGGACGTGCTGAGGTCCCTGCACGCCGCCGGCCTGCTGGGGCCTTCTCTGCGCGACTCGCTAGACGCCCTGCCGGTGCACCATGCGGCCCGCTCAGGCAAGCTGCACTGTCTGCGCTACTTGGTGGAGGAGGTTGCCCTCCCAGCCGTGTCCCGCGCGCGCAACGGCGCCACACCAGCCCATGACGCCGCCGCCACAGGCTACCTCTCTTGCCTGCAGTGGCTGCTCACACAGGGTGGCTGCAGGGTGCAG GAAAAAGATAACTCTGGTGCCACAGTCCTGCATCTGGCTGCCCGCTTTGGCCACCCGGATGTGGTGAAGTGGCTGCTGTACCAGGGCGGTGCAAATTCGGCCATCACCACAGACACGGGCGCCCTGCCTATCCACTACGCTGCCGCCAAAGGAGACCTCCCCTCGCTGAAGCTTCTGGTCGGGCATTACCCTGA GGGAGTGAATGCCCAAACCAACAACGGTGCCACGCCCCTGTACCTGGCGTGCCAGGAGGGCCACCTGGAAGTGACGAAGTACCTTGTGCAGGAGTGCAGTGCAGATCCGCACCTGCGCGCCCAAGACGGCATGACACCCCTACATGCCGCAGCACAGATGGGCCACAACCCAGTCTTGGTGTGGCTG GTGAGCTTTGCAGACGTTAGCTTTTCAGAGCAGGACCACGACGGCGCCACGGCCATGCACTTTGCTGCCAGTCGCGGCCACACCAAAGTGCTCAGCTGGCTCCTGCTGCACGGGGCAGAGATCTCGCAGGACCTGTGGGGCGGAACCCCGCTGCATGACGCTGCTGAGAACGGGGAACTGGAG TGCTGCCAGATCCTCGCGGTGAACGGCGCTGGGCTGGACGTCCGCGACCACGATGGGTACACCGCTGCCGACCTGGCAGAGTTCAATGGCCACACCCACTGTTCCCGCTACCTACGTACGGTGCAAACCCTG AGCTTGGAACACCGAGTCTTGTCCCGGGATCAATCCATGGACCTGGAGGCAAAGCAGCTGGACTCGGGTATGTCCTCGCCCAACACCACCATGTCGGTCCAGCCAATGACCTTTGACCTGGGCTCGCCTACTAGCACGTTCTCCAACTATGACTCCTGCTCCTCCAGTCACTCCAGCAGCAAGGGGCAGCGATCGAATCGAG GGATTCCAGGTGCAAGAGCTGCAGACTTACAGAGCTACATGGACATGCTGAAcccagagaagagcttgcctcgGGGCAAGCTAGGGAAGCCTTCCccgccaccacctccaccaccaccaccaccaagcttCCCGCCACCCCCACCACCCACAGGCACCCAGCCGCCCCCACCTCCACCAGGCTACCCAGCTCCCAATCCCCCTGTGGGACTGCATCTGAATAACATTTACATGCAGACCAAGAACAAGCTTCGCCATGTGGAGGTGGACTCGCTCAAGGAG CCCAAGGTGGAGCTGAACGATCAGTTTGCACAG CCGAGCTCGGGCGACGGCCACTCGGGGCTACACAGGCAGGACTCCGGGCTGCTCAGGCAGGATTCGGAGCTGCTGCACAGGCAGGAGCTGCTCAGGCACAGCACCGGACTGCGCAGGCAGGACTCCGACCGCAAACAGCGCTCGTTCAGTAAACAGCCCAGCACGGGGGACTACTACCGCCAGCTGGGCCGCAGCCCGGGGGAGCCGCTGGCCGCACGCCCGGGCATGGCCCACAGCGAGGAG GCGGCGCTGCTCCCCGGGAACCACGTGCACAACGGCTGCTCAGCGGACTCCAAAGCGTCCAGGGAgctgccgccgccaccgccgccgccgccgctgcccgAGGCCCTGAGTTCGCCGCCGCCCGCCCCACCTCTGCCCATCGAGGGCGCGGGCGCAGCCTGCGGGCAGCGTCGTTCCTCGTCTTCTACTGGCA AAGTGAGAGTCCTGAGACACAGGAAGA GCACCAAATCTTTCAACATGATGTCCCCAACGGGTGATAACTCAGAGCTTCTGGCTGAGATAAAGGCGGGCAAGAGCCTGAAGCCGACACCGCAGAGCAAGGGGCTGACAACCGTGTTCTCAGGCAGTGGGCAGCCAGCCTCCCAGGTAGGCACTGGCCGAGTGCCCCGCCCGGGCTCCCAGTGCCTGCCCAGTGCTCAGCCCTACTGCTTCTCCCGGCAGCCTGAGTCACCGCAGCCTCTGGTGTCACCTGCGCCATCTCGGACTCGGAGCCCCACCCCGCCAGCCTCTGGGTCTCAGCCACTGCTCAATGGCAGTGTGGTGCCGGCACCACCTGCCACCCCGGCACCTGGAGTCCATCTGGATGTGGAGGCCCTCATTCCCACTCTTGATGAGCAGGGCCGGCCCATCCCGGAGTGGAAGCGCCAGGTGATGGTCCGCAAGCTGCAGCAGAAgatgcaggaggaagaggagcagcggAGGAAG gaggaagaggaggaggcccggctcgccagcctgcctgcctggagACGAGACATTCTTCGGAAGAAGCTGGAGGAGGAGAG ggAGCAGAAGCG aaaagaggaggagCGGCAAAAgctggaggaaatacagaggGCGAAAGAACAGTCGGAGAAGCTGCGGACACTAGGCTACGACGAAGCCAAGCTCGCGCCCTGGCAGCGACAGGTCATCTTGAAGAAGGGGGAGATCCCTAAGTAA
- the Espn gene encoding espin isoform 1 (isoform 1 is encoded by transcript variant 1), whose product MALEQALQAARRGDLDVLRSLHAAGLLGPSLRDSLDALPVHHAARSGKLHCLRYLVEEVALPAVSRARNGATPAHDAAATGYLSCLQWLLTQGGCRVQEKDNSGATVLHLAARFGHPDVVKWLLYQGGANSAITTDTGALPIHYAAAKGDLPSLKLLVGHYPEGVNAQTNNGATPLYLACQEGHLEVTKYLVQECSADPHLRAQDGMTPLHAAAQMGHNPVLVWLVSFADVSFSEQDHDGATAMHFAASRGHTKVLSWLLLHGAEISQDLWGGTPLHDAAENGELECCQILAVNGAGLDVRDHDGYTAADLAEFNGHTHCSRYLRTVQTLSLEHRVLSRDQSMDLEAKQLDSGMSSPNTTMSVQPMTFDLGSPTSTFSNYDSCSSSHSSSKGQRSNRGIPGARAADLQSYMDMLNPEKSLPRGKLGKPSPPPPPPPPPPSFPPPPPPTGTQPPPPPPGYPAPNPPVGLHLNNIYMQTKNKLRHVEVDSLKEPKVELNDQFAQPSSGDGHSGLHRQDSGLLRQDSELLHRQELLRHSTGLRRQDSDRKQRSFSKQPSTGDYYRQLGRSPGEPLAARPGMAHSEEAALLPGNHVHNGCSADSKASRELPPPPPPPPLPEALSSPPPAPPLPIEGAGAACGQRRSSSSTGKVRVLRHRKSTKSFNMMSPTGDNSELLAEIKAGKSLKPTPQSKGLTTVFSGSGQPASQPESPQPLVSPAPSRTRSPTPPASGSQPLLNGSVVPAPPATPAPGVHLDVEALIPTLDEQGRPIPEWKRQVMVRKLQQKMQEEEEQRRKEEEEEARLASLPAWRRDILRKKLEEEREQKRKEEERQKLEEIQRAKEQSEKLRTLGYDEAKLAPWQRQVILKKGEIPK is encoded by the exons ATGGCCCTGGAGCAGGCGCTGCAGGCGGCACGGCGGGGCGACCTGGACGTGCTGAGGTCCCTGCACGCCGCCGGCCTGCTGGGGCCTTCTCTGCGCGACTCGCTAGACGCCCTGCCGGTGCACCATGCGGCCCGCTCAGGCAAGCTGCACTGTCTGCGCTACTTGGTGGAGGAGGTTGCCCTCCCAGCCGTGTCCCGCGCGCGCAACGGCGCCACACCAGCCCATGACGCCGCCGCCACAGGCTACCTCTCTTGCCTGCAGTGGCTGCTCACACAGGGTGGCTGCAGGGTGCAG GAAAAAGATAACTCTGGTGCCACAGTCCTGCATCTGGCTGCCCGCTTTGGCCACCCGGATGTGGTGAAGTGGCTGCTGTACCAGGGCGGTGCAAATTCGGCCATCACCACAGACACGGGCGCCCTGCCTATCCACTACGCTGCCGCCAAAGGAGACCTCCCCTCGCTGAAGCTTCTGGTCGGGCATTACCCTGA GGGAGTGAATGCCCAAACCAACAACGGTGCCACGCCCCTGTACCTGGCGTGCCAGGAGGGCCACCTGGAAGTGACGAAGTACCTTGTGCAGGAGTGCAGTGCAGATCCGCACCTGCGCGCCCAAGACGGCATGACACCCCTACATGCCGCAGCACAGATGGGCCACAACCCAGTCTTGGTGTGGCTG GTGAGCTTTGCAGACGTTAGCTTTTCAGAGCAGGACCACGACGGCGCCACGGCCATGCACTTTGCTGCCAGTCGCGGCCACACCAAAGTGCTCAGCTGGCTCCTGCTGCACGGGGCAGAGATCTCGCAGGACCTGTGGGGCGGAACCCCGCTGCATGACGCTGCTGAGAACGGGGAACTGGAG TGCTGCCAGATCCTCGCGGTGAACGGCGCTGGGCTGGACGTCCGCGACCACGATGGGTACACCGCTGCCGACCTGGCAGAGTTCAATGGCCACACCCACTGTTCCCGCTACCTACGTACGGTGCAAACCCTG AGCTTGGAACACCGAGTCTTGTCCCGGGATCAATCCATGGACCTGGAGGCAAAGCAGCTGGACTCGGGTATGTCCTCGCCCAACACCACCATGTCGGTCCAGCCAATGACCTTTGACCTGGGCTCGCCTACTAGCACGTTCTCCAACTATGACTCCTGCTCCTCCAGTCACTCCAGCAGCAAGGGGCAGCGATCGAATCGAG GGATTCCAGGTGCAAGAGCTGCAGACTTACAGAGCTACATGGACATGCTGAAcccagagaagagcttgcctcgGGGCAAGCTAGGGAAGCCTTCCccgccaccacctccaccaccaccaccaccaagcttCCCGCCACCCCCACCACCCACAGGCACCCAGCCGCCCCCACCTCCACCAGGCTACCCAGCTCCCAATCCCCCTGTGGGACTGCATCTGAATAACATTTACATGCAGACCAAGAACAAGCTTCGCCATGTGGAGGTGGACTCGCTCAAGGAG CCCAAGGTGGAGCTGAACGATCAGTTTGCACAG CCGAGCTCGGGCGACGGCCACTCGGGGCTACACAGGCAGGACTCCGGGCTGCTCAGGCAGGATTCGGAGCTGCTGCACAGGCAGGAGCTGCTCAGGCACAGCACCGGACTGCGCAGGCAGGACTCCGACCGCAAACAGCGCTCGTTCAGTAAACAGCCCAGCACGGGGGACTACTACCGCCAGCTGGGCCGCAGCCCGGGGGAGCCGCTGGCCGCACGCCCGGGCATGGCCCACAGCGAGGAG GCGGCGCTGCTCCCCGGGAACCACGTGCACAACGGCTGCTCAGCGGACTCCAAAGCGTCCAGGGAgctgccgccgccaccgccgccgccgccgctgcccgAGGCCCTGAGTTCGCCGCCGCCCGCCCCACCTCTGCCCATCGAGGGCGCGGGCGCAGCCTGCGGGCAGCGTCGTTCCTCGTCTTCTACTGGCA AAGTGAGAGTCCTGAGACACAGGAAGA GCACCAAATCTTTCAACATGATGTCCCCAACGGGTGATAACTCAGAGCTTCTGGCTGAGATAAAGGCGGGCAAGAGCCTGAAGCCGACACCGCAGAGCAAGGGGCTGACAACCGTGTTCTCAGGCAGTGGGCAGCCAGCCTCCCAG CCTGAGTCACCGCAGCCTCTGGTGTCACCTGCGCCATCTCGGACTCGGAGCCCCACCCCGCCAGCCTCTGGGTCTCAGCCACTGCTCAATGGCAGTGTGGTGCCGGCACCACCTGCCACCCCGGCACCTGGAGTCCATCTGGATGTGGAGGCCCTCATTCCCACTCTTGATGAGCAGGGCCGGCCCATCCCGGAGTGGAAGCGCCAGGTGATGGTCCGCAAGCTGCAGCAGAAgatgcaggaggaagaggagcagcggAGGAAG gaggaagaggaggaggcccggctcgccagcctgcctgcctggagACGAGACATTCTTCGGAAGAAGCTGGAGGAGGAGAG ggAGCAGAAGCG aaaagaggaggagCGGCAAAAgctggaggaaatacagaggGCGAAAGAACAGTCGGAGAAGCTGCGGACACTAGGCTACGACGAAGCCAAGCTCGCGCCCTGGCAGCGACAGGTCATCTTGAAGAAGGGGGAGATCCCTAAGTAA